The Chitinophagales bacterium genome has a window encoding:
- a CDS encoding T9SS type A sorting domain-containing protein: MDSHVGHPGYTDTVSVHRYFTGTKMIDSVVYNEYEEYWSSVRTSGPWTYSYKKYLREDTTTHKVYGINAPNGNEYLLYDYNYQVGDSVFDPGANYSIYYVDSLITININGIAHKAMHYKSVSHYYIDYWVVEGIGSLVQTNLAFPVISSDLICFSNKGSTITPQHPFKFNCADSTLNVMQHTITDYKVKVYPQPAHGKVNIKLPDLVDDYNMTIYNKVGDIVFTERAKAGSVVSVKGDYSTGVYVYKVTGVSSGAVITGKVIFN; the protein is encoded by the coding sequence ATGGACTCTCATGTAGGCCATCCTGGTTATACAGACACAGTTTCTGTACATAGATACTTTACAGGCACAAAAATGATAGATAGTGTTGTGTATAATGAGTATGAGGAATACTGGTCATCGGTAAGAACTTCCGGCCCCTGGACTTACTCTTATAAAAAATATCTTAGGGAAGATACAACTACACATAAAGTTTATGGTATAAATGCACCAAATGGTAATGAATATCTTTTATACGATTATAATTACCAGGTAGGCGATTCAGTATTTGATCCCGGTGCTAACTATTCAATATATTATGTTGATTCTTTAATCACTATAAACATAAATGGCATTGCACACAAAGCTATGCATTACAAGAGTGTAAGTCATTACTATATAGACTATTGGGTGGTTGAGGGTATTGGCTCATTAGTGCAAACTAACCTGGCTTTTCCTGTAATATCGTCAGATCTTATATGCTTCTCTAATAAGGGCAGTACAATTACGCCTCAACATCCGTTTAAATTCAATTGCGCAGACAGTACCTTGAATGTAATGCAACATACTATTACAGATTACAAAGTGAAGGTATACCCACAACCTGCACATGGTAAGGTAAACATCAAGTTGCCGGACCTGGTAGATGATTACAATATGACGATTTATAACAAGGTAGGAGATATAGTTTTTACTGAAAGAGCAAAGGCGGGTAGTGTAGTATCTGTAAAGGGTGATTACAGCACGGGTGTATATGTTTATAAGGTTACAGGGGTTAGTTCTGGTGCCGTTATTACCGGTAAGGTCATATTCAATTAG
- a CDS encoding response regulator transcription factor — protein sequence MEKKTIGILEDNHSLRQNIERYLTAMQSYDIAFSHPGIGALTKTEPAQPDYILLDVHLNDSNGLEHISEMKQRFPDTSVIIMTGDNSDQLIMQAFENGASAYIYKPFKLAEITETFKKLETDGSYMQPAVATKLIGMLKKRDVIAELQVQFDLTERETEIIRCMKDGLSYKQIGERLFISHHTVNHHLKNVYLKMDVTSRNELVATYFTQNKNH from the coding sequence ATGGAGAAAAAAACTATTGGCATATTGGAGGATAACCACTCACTCAGGCAAAATATCGAAAGGTACCTCACCGCTATGCAAAGCTATGATATAGCTTTCTCGCACCCGGGCATCGGGGCATTGACCAAAACAGAACCTGCACAACCTGACTATATATTGCTGGACGTGCACCTGAACGACAGCAACGGGCTGGAACACATCTCGGAAATGAAACAACGTTTCCCGGACACGTCGGTTATCATCATGACCGGCGACAACAGCGACCAGCTTATTATGCAGGCGTTTGAGAATGGGGCGAGCGCCTATATCTACAAGCCATTTAAACTGGCTGAGATAACAGAGACCTTCAAAAAGCTGGAAACGGACGGCAGCTATATGCAGCCGGCAGTAGCCACCAAGCTTATAGGCATGTTGAAGAAACGGGATGTGATAGCCGAATTACAGGTACAGTTCGACCTGACGGAACGTGAAACGGAGATCATACGTTGCATGAAGGATGGATTGTCATACAAACAGATAGGCGAACGGCTGTTCATATCGCACCACACGGTGAACCACCACCTGAAGAATGTATACCTGAAAATGGATGTTACTTCGAGAAATGAACTGGTAGCTACTTATTTCACGCAAAATAAAAATCATTAG
- a CDS encoding PAS domain-containing protein translates to MVKTMQLVFNTFSSGLLVENTDRQIMYVNKKFLEIFGIDAKPEELEGMDCAGTAKDFMHLFKHPDLFVEDIEEILQGGKEQKDQVELADGRVFVRKYSPIYDEGKLHSHVWNYEEVTILKEKEDELLHQKEFFHTVLNEIPADVAIFSPQHRYIYLNKTAIKSDGIRKWMIGKDDYEYVEMRGLDVSIADERRAKFNKAKDSREAVSWITEHPTPDGKKNYVLRIFYPYINPKDEMEFMIGYGVNINQQKEGELAVALEKERFRTLIDTLNDGVFQMTFDANVQFCNRAFLNLMHLGEMDIKGQYRAEVMENVYPEDRKLLYAAFDTLKDTHLPQQGVFRRLNPDTGDTAHIEYYIWCRRTEADGEVVAGRLSDITERTLREANMQRLITKEKELNNLKSHFIHITSHELRTPLSVIMSSAEILEMCETSGEEVAAMIDTHAMTSGIVKEVNRITDILDELLMVGRIESGKIKFEPVQVDVREYIHSVAGEMFMPHADGRSLQIHIDDEVKTAFFDKSLMRHAINNLVGNAFKYSPGKEAPELSLYKSSNNLVVEVKDHGIGIPQEELDNLFTSFYRASNVGNISGTGIGLMVVEHVAKTHNGTITVTSKQTEGSVFTMQIPLKK, encoded by the coding sequence ATGGTAAAGACGATGCAACTGGTTTTTAATACGTTCTCTTCAGGGCTGCTGGTAGAAAATACGGACAGGCAGATCATGTATGTGAATAAGAAGTTCCTCGAAATTTTCGGCATTGATGCCAAACCCGAAGAGCTGGAAGGGATGGATTGCGCGGGAACAGCTAAAGACTTCATGCACCTGTTCAAACACCCCGACTTGTTTGTAGAGGACATAGAAGAGATACTGCAGGGAGGAAAAGAACAGAAAGACCAGGTAGAATTGGCGGACGGGCGTGTATTCGTACGTAAGTACTCTCCAATATATGATGAAGGTAAGTTGCATAGCCATGTATGGAACTATGAGGAAGTAACGATACTGAAAGAAAAGGAAGATGAACTGCTGCATCAAAAAGAGTTCTTCCATACTGTTCTCAACGAGATACCGGCCGACGTAGCCATATTCTCGCCACAGCACCGCTATATATACCTGAATAAAACGGCGATTAAAAGCGATGGGATACGTAAATGGATGATAGGCAAAGATGATTATGAGTACGTAGAAATGAGAGGCCTGGACGTTTCTATTGCCGATGAGCGAAGAGCGAAATTCAATAAAGCTAAGGACTCGCGCGAGGCAGTGTCCTGGATAACCGAACACCCCACCCCGGACGGAAAGAAAAATTATGTACTGCGCATATTCTATCCGTATATCAATCCGAAAGACGAAATGGAATTCATGATCGGCTATGGGGTGAACATTAACCAGCAAAAAGAAGGCGAACTGGCGGTAGCACTGGAAAAAGAACGCTTCCGCACACTGATAGACACCCTCAACGATGGTGTATTCCAGATGACCTTTGATGCAAATGTTCAGTTCTGCAACCGGGCTTTCCTGAACCTGATGCACCTGGGAGAAATGGATATAAAAGGACAGTACCGCGCCGAGGTGATGGAAAACGTATATCCTGAAGACAGGAAACTTTTGTATGCCGCCTTCGATACCCTGAAAGACACGCACCTGCCTCAGCAGGGTGTCTTCCGCAGGCTGAACCCCGACACGGGAGATACAGCCCATATCGAATACTACATTTGGTGCAGGCGCACCGAAGCGGACGGTGAAGTGGTAGCAGGCCGGCTAAGTGATATCACGGAACGCACGCTACGCGAAGCGAATATGCAACGTCTTATCACCAAAGAAAAAGAACTCAATAACCTGAAGTCGCACTTTATACATATCACCTCGCACGAGCTGCGTACGCCACTTTCAGTTATCATGTCGTCGGCGGAGATACTGGAGATGTGCGAGACCAGCGGCGAAGAGGTAGCAGCCATGATAGATACGCATGCCATGACATCGGGTATCGTTAAAGAAGTGAACCGCATTACAGACATACTGGACGAACTACTGATGGTAGGAAGGATAGAGAGTGGCAAGATAAAATTCGAACCGGTACAGGTTGATGTCAGGGAATATATACATAGCGTAGCGGGAGAAATGTTTATGCCGCATGCAGACGGGCGCAGCCTGCAGATACATATCGACGATGAGGTAAAGACCGCCTTCTTTGATAAGAGCCTGATGCGCCATGCTATTAACAACCTTGTGGGCAACGCATTTAAATACAGTCCTGGTAAAGAAGCGCCTGAACTGAGTTTATACAAGAGTAGCAACAACCTGGTAGTTGAGGTAAAAGACCACGGCATTGGTATACCACAGGAAGAACTGGATAACCTCTTCACCTCTTTTTATCGTGCCAGCAATGTGGGCAACATATCAGGTACAGGAATTGGCCTCATGGTGGTAGAACATGTAGCCAAAACACATAACGGAACAATAACAGTAACAAGCAAACAAACGGAGGGCTCTGTATTTACCATGCAGATACCACTGAAAAAATAA
- a CDS encoding response regulator: MSKQKVLIIEDDPGIASMLRSIMLIAGVQAIHADSGKKGLELLGTENIGMIICDIMLPDIIGYDILKQVRAEQETHIPFVFLTAFADPADVQRGLNAGADRYLTKPFAASTLLKAIKELMPVTA, encoded by the coding sequence ATGTCTAAACAAAAAGTATTAATAATTGAAGACGATCCCGGCATAGCCAGCATGCTCAGATCTATTATGCTGATAGCAGGGGTGCAGGCAATTCATGCGGACTCCGGTAAAAAAGGACTGGAACTACTAGGCACTGAAAATATCGGCATGATCATTTGCGACATTATGTTGCCAGACATTATTGGCTATGACATACTGAAGCAGGTAAGAGCAGAACAGGAAACACATATACCCTTTGTATTCCTCACTGCCTTTGCCGATCCCGCAGATGTACAACGCGGGCTCAATGCCGGTGCAGACAGGTACCTGACCAAGCCTTTTGCGGCAAGCACATTGCTGAAAGCTATTAAAGAATTGATGCCTGTAACTGCTTAA
- a CDS encoding class I SAM-dependent methyltransferase — translation MSTEQEYFEINRALWNEKTKHHTGSEFYDMEGWLKGVTSLKEPELALLGDVRGKDILHLQCHFGQDSLSLARMGARVTGTDISDEAIAYAQKLNDELKLDARFVRSDTYAVPENVREQFDIVFASYGVIGWLPDMQRWADVVAKMLKPGGWLVFVEFHPVVWMYDSGFSHIQYSYFNLAPIIENEQGTYADRNADMQMEEIGWNHAMSDVLQSLINAGLSIEQVREYDYSPCNCFANTEQVEPGKWQIKGIGGKIPMMYSLMAVKQLQASIL, via the coding sequence ATGAGTACAGAACAGGAATACTTTGAGATAAATCGCGCACTCTGGAACGAGAAGACCAAACACCATACAGGTTCGGAGTTTTACGATATGGAAGGGTGGCTGAAAGGCGTTACTTCGTTGAAAGAGCCTGAACTGGCCTTGTTGGGCGATGTTCGTGGTAAGGACATACTTCACCTGCAATGCCATTTCGGTCAGGACAGCCTTTCGCTGGCCAGGATGGGAGCGCGGGTAACAGGTACTGATATTTCTGACGAAGCCATTGCCTACGCGCAAAAGCTGAACGATGAACTGAAACTTGATGCCCGTTTTGTACGCAGCGATACTTATGCCGTTCCAGAAAATGTCCGGGAGCAATTTGATATTGTGTTTGCCAGCTATGGCGTGATAGGCTGGCTGCCGGATATGCAACGCTGGGCAGATGTCGTGGCAAAAATGCTGAAACCCGGTGGGTGGTTGGTGTTTGTAGAATTTCACCCGGTAGTATGGATGTATGATAGCGGTTTCAGTCATATTCAATATTCTTACTTTAACTTAGCGCCTATTATAGAGAACGAGCAAGGGACCTATGCCGACCGAAATGCCGATATGCAGATGGAGGAGATAGGGTGGAACCATGCTATGAGTGATGTGCTGCAGAGCCTTATCAATGCCGGGTTGTCTATAGAACAGGTCAGAGAGTATGATTATTCACCATGCAATTGCTTTGCTAATACAGAGCAGGTGGAACCCGGCAAATGGCAGATAAAAGGTATAGGTGGTAAAATACCTATGATGTACAGCCTTATGGCCGTTAAGCAGTTACAGGCATCAATTCTTTAA
- a CDS encoding methylmalonyl-CoA mutase, protein MSDKQFKTDSGIEIKEVYTEPVEMTELPGEYPYTRGVHASMYRDRLWTMRQYAGFSTAEESNKRYHFLLSQGVMGLSVAFDLPTQIGYDSDSEMAEGEVGKVGVAIDSLEDMEILFKGIKLQDISTSMTINATGFILLSLYIALAKKQGADIKKISGTIQNDILKEYAARGTYIYPPKQSMRIITDIFEYCSKEVPKWNTISISGYHIREAGSTAVQELAFTLANGKAYLKAAIEKGLDINVFAKRLSFFFNAHNNLFEEVAKFRAARRMWAKITKDLGATDPKAQMLRFHTQTGGSTLTAQQPKNNIVRVSLQALSAVLGGTQSLHTNGYDEALSLPTEEAASIALRTQQVIAFESGVTETVDPLAGSYFVENLTNEVEAEAWKLIDKIDVMGGAVKAIEQRFVQEEIARSSYQYTQDIESGTKPIIGVNKFVTKEAEKPPVFRIDDSIRKVQSEKLNALRAKRDNDKVQQCLSAIKDAAIGTENLMPLVIDAVENLCTLGEISDTLRSVWGEYKG, encoded by the coding sequence GTGAGCGATAAACAATTCAAGACCGATTCAGGCATAGAGATAAAAGAAGTATATACAGAACCCGTAGAGATGACGGAACTGCCGGGCGAATATCCCTATACCCGTGGTGTACATGCATCTATGTACCGCGACAGGTTATGGACCATGCGCCAATATGCAGGTTTCAGCACGGCTGAGGAATCAAACAAGCGCTACCACTTCCTGCTTAGCCAGGGAGTTATGGGACTGTCTGTCGCTTTCGACCTGCCTACACAGATCGGCTATGATTCTGACAGCGAGATGGCGGAAGGCGAAGTAGGTAAAGTAGGCGTGGCTATTGACTCTCTGGAAGATATGGAGATACTCTTCAAAGGCATTAAGCTACAGGACATCTCCACCTCTATGACCATAAATGCAACCGGTTTTATCCTGCTATCATTATACATAGCACTGGCAAAGAAACAAGGCGCCGACATTAAAAAGATATCCGGCACTATACAGAACGACATATTGAAAGAATACGCGGCACGTGGCACATATATCTATCCGCCCAAGCAATCCATGCGTATCATAACAGATATATTTGAATATTGCAGCAAAGAAGTACCCAAGTGGAACACTATTTCCATTTCAGGTTATCACATTCGTGAGGCTGGTTCTACCGCTGTACAAGAGCTGGCCTTTACATTGGCTAATGGTAAAGCATACCTGAAAGCCGCTATTGAAAAAGGACTGGATATTAATGTATTTGCCAAACGTCTTTCTTTCTTCTTCAATGCACATAACAACCTTTTTGAAGAGGTAGCTAAGTTCAGGGCTGCCAGACGTATGTGGGCCAAAATAACCAAAGACCTTGGCGCAACAGACCCCAAAGCACAGATGCTGCGTTTCCACACACAAACAGGAGGTAGTACGCTTACCGCACAACAACCCAAGAATAATATCGTACGTGTTTCTTTACAGGCGCTGAGTGCTGTTCTGGGCGGAACACAGTCACTACATACCAATGGTTACGACGAGGCTTTATCTCTGCCTACCGAAGAGGCGGCAAGTATCGCATTGCGTACCCAGCAGGTAATAGCCTTTGAAAGTGGTGTAACGGAAACCGTAGACCCATTGGCAGGCTCATATTTTGTCGAGAACCTGACCAACGAGGTAGAAGCCGAAGCATGGAAACTGATAGACAAAATAGACGTTATGGGCGGTGCGGTAAAAGCTATTGAGCAACGTTTTGTACAGGAAGAAATAGCACGTTCATCATACCAGTACACCCAGGACATTGAATCCGGTACCAAACCCATTATCGGTGTCAACAAATTCGTAACTAAAGAGGCCGAAAAACCACCTGTATTCAGGATTGATGACTCTATTCGCAAAGTACAGTCTGAAAAGCTGAACGCACTACGCGCCAAACGTGATAATGACAAAGTACAGCAATGCCTGTCAGCTATAAAAGATGCAGCTATTGGCACAGAAAATCTCATGCCTTTAGTCATAGATGCAGTAGAGAACCTTTGTACACTCGGCGAAATATCTGACACACTCCGCAGTGTTTGGGGCGAATATAAAGGCTAA
- a CDS encoding DUF3810 family protein, producing the protein MQYKKKLIGLCVIVFLLTLVQVVLPYRPNWTIIYADYIFVPFQSVRNIIFGWSQLSFGDLFYFVLGLFLVILPFKWLYYLLTVRSNVHKLTHSILNTIIFAASVYLLFLLGWGGNYYKPSLTNYWHMDVSEWNDDSTELAYDRFLSMKLNEYAGSYQPLYFMKVRKDAMHYYKEYTDCKARLHGLNIKPSVYGYLMQHLGIQGYYNPITGEAQVNRFLPPFMLPFVVLHEMAHQAGIAAEDDANLLAYTISVESEDTTFRYSAYLNMWLYNHGRLRRRDSVLADEMKAILNPLTLHHLDTLHQIRERYKGDLGKYSTGLYDTYLKMLQQKEGIGSYNRSVITAWAWEQNDTLRRSKKLPIP; encoded by the coding sequence ATGCAGTATAAGAAAAAGCTAATCGGGTTGTGTGTGATCGTATTTCTGCTGACATTAGTGCAGGTGGTATTGCCATACAGGCCCAACTGGACCATTATATACGCTGATTATATATTCGTTCCTTTCCAGTCGGTACGTAATATTATATTTGGCTGGTCGCAGCTCAGTTTCGGCGACCTTTTTTACTTTGTTTTAGGGCTGTTCCTGGTGATTTTACCCTTCAAATGGTTGTATTACCTGTTGACAGTACGAAGTAATGTGCATAAGCTCACGCATTCAATACTCAATACGATCATATTTGCAGCGAGTGTGTACTTGCTGTTCCTGCTGGGCTGGGGTGGCAACTATTACAAACCATCGCTGACCAACTACTGGCATATGGACGTTTCTGAGTGGAATGATGATTCGACAGAGCTGGCATATGACCGTTTTCTTAGCATGAAGCTTAATGAGTATGCAGGAAGCTACCAGCCATTGTATTTTATGAAGGTGCGCAAAGATGCTATGCATTATTACAAGGAATATACAGATTGTAAAGCAAGGTTGCATGGACTGAATATCAAGCCATCGGTATATGGCTACCTCATGCAGCACCTGGGTATACAAGGTTATTATAACCCCATAACAGGCGAGGCGCAGGTGAATCGGTTCCTGCCTCCTTTTATGCTGCCGTTTGTTGTACTGCATGAAATGGCTCACCAGGCTGGCATAGCTGCTGAAGATGATGCTAACCTGCTGGCCTACACTATAAGCGTAGAGTCAGAAGATACTACTTTCCGGTATTCTGCTTATCTCAATATGTGGCTGTACAATCATGGCAGACTAAGGCGCAGGGACTCTGTACTGGCAGATGAAATGAAAGCCATACTCAATCCATTGACATTACACCACCTGGATACTTTGCACCAGATACGTGAACGCTATAAAGGCGACCTTGGCAAGTACAGCACAGGTCTGTATGATACTTACCTGAAGATGCTGCAGCAAAAAGAGGGCATAGGTAGTTATAACCGCTCTGTAATTACCGCCTGGGCATGGGAGCAGAACGACACCTTGCGCAGGAGTAAAAAGCTACCTATCCCTTAG
- a CDS encoding efflux RND transporter periplasmic adaptor subunit gives MNRGKNILGSGVLVIGMAAMLSACKDKTEAPKGGGKPRGLSAIGYVVAPASFSDLYIASGSLLPNEEINILPEVSGRVTGIHFNEGSAVAQGQLLVQLYDEEIKAQLQKLKAQRELQLKTQQRQKSLVDIGGISRQEYETTQTQVQSIEADIAYAEAQLRATKIIAPFSGNIGIRNISVGAVVTPSTIITTLQQTHPLKMDFNVPDQYRNSVKNGKKVLFSVNGMQDTLTGTITAVDPGADAVTRTIRVRASVPNHDKKLVAGSFARILVPLQSDSNAIMVPSQSVIPTTKDKLVAVVRNGKADMVKVILGARTEDKVEILNGLSKGDTILTTGIMQVKQGMDVTITGLDK, from the coding sequence ATGAACCGTGGTAAAAACATTTTGGGATCAGGGGTATTAGTGATAGGTATGGCTGCAATGCTCTCCGCTTGCAAGGATAAAACTGAAGCACCCAAAGGTGGTGGCAAACCACGTGGTCTGTCGGCCATAGGATATGTAGTAGCTCCGGCTTCCTTCTCCGACCTCTATATCGCCAGCGGCTCACTATTGCCAAACGAAGAAATAAACATTCTGCCTGAAGTATCCGGCCGCGTTACAGGTATACACTTCAATGAAGGTTCTGCTGTAGCACAAGGCCAACTATTGGTGCAATTGTATGATGAAGAAATAAAAGCGCAATTGCAAAAGCTTAAAGCTCAGCGCGAGTTGCAACTAAAGACACAACAACGTCAAAAGTCACTGGTAGATATTGGCGGTATCAGCCGGCAGGAGTATGAGACAACGCAAACACAGGTGCAGTCCATTGAAGCAGATATCGCATATGCGGAAGCGCAACTACGTGCCACCAAAATAATCGCACCCTTTTCAGGCAATATCGGCATACGCAACATCAGTGTAGGTGCCGTGGTTACCCCTTCCACTATCATCACTACCTTGCAACAGACACATCCGTTAAAAATGGATTTCAACGTACCTGACCAATATAGGAATTCGGTAAAAAATGGCAAAAAGGTACTTTTCTCTGTCAATGGTATGCAAGACACTTTAACGGGCACAATCACAGCTGTAGATCCGGGTGCTGATGCCGTTACACGTACTATACGCGTAAGGGCATCTGTTCCTAACCATGATAAGAAACTCGTAGCCGGCTCATTCGCACGTATATTGGTGCCGTTGCAAAGCGATAGTAACGCCATTATGGTACCGTCACAATCTGTGATACCTACTACCAAAGACAAACTGGTAGCCGTAGTACGCAATGGCAAAGCCGACATGGTAAAAGTAATACTGGGCGCACGTACGGAAGATAAGGTTGAGATTCTCAACGGATTGAGCAAAGGCGACACTATCCTGACGACAGGCATCATGCAGGTAAAACAAGGTATGGATGTGACCATTACAGGGCTAGACAAATAA
- a CDS encoding 4-hydroxy-3-methylbut-2-enyl diphosphate reductase gives MKSFDVPVHYRSPLITAIKQKRKADDKMKKDFSPTHLQAGGLNIYLARHFGFCYGVENAIEIAFRAVAENKEKRVFLLSEMIHNPGVNADLQSSGVRFIMDTKGNMLMSWDELTSDDIVIIPAFGTTIELENTLREKGIEPSRYETTCPFVEKVWNRAEKIGNDGYTIVVHGKPRHEETRATFSHSKENAPTVVVKDMAQAEHLAKFLTGELPAEQFYTDFKWQHSEGFDVTQHLQRIGVVNQTTMLASETQGIADYLKQVMIEHYQLSADKIAERVADTRDTLCYATNDNQSAVKGMLQQEADLAIVIGGYNSSNTSHLVELCETELPTYFIKNEACLLDDKLISHFDLHTHEEQTTENYLPEKRPLNVLITSGASCPDALVEGVVTRLAELTGNEAELKSVISSWAE, from the coding sequence ATGAAATCATTCGACGTTCCCGTACATTATCGTAGTCCTTTAATAACAGCTATCAAGCAAAAGCGTAAGGCTGACGACAAAATGAAAAAAGACTTCTCACCCACCCACCTTCAGGCTGGCGGCCTGAACATATATCTTGCGCGTCATTTTGGGTTCTGTTATGGAGTGGAAAATGCTATAGAGATAGCCTTCAGGGCGGTAGCGGAGAACAAGGAAAAACGGGTATTCCTGCTCAGCGAGATGATACATAACCCGGGCGTTAATGCTGACCTGCAAAGCTCAGGTGTGCGGTTCATTATGGACACCAAGGGCAATATGCTTATGAGCTGGGACGAACTGACCAGTGATGACATAGTTATTATTCCGGCATTCGGCACTACCATAGAACTGGAAAATACACTACGCGAAAAAGGCATTGAACCATCCCGCTACGAAACCACCTGCCCCTTTGTAGAAAAGGTATGGAACCGTGCTGAAAAAATAGGCAACGACGGTTACACAATAGTTGTTCACGGCAAACCACGCCACGAAGAAACAAGAGCCACCTTCTCGCACAGTAAAGAGAACGCCCCCACAGTTGTGGTAAAAGACATGGCACAGGCTGAACACCTGGCCAAATTCCTGACAGGAGAACTGCCTGCGGAACAATTCTACACCGATTTCAAATGGCAGCATTCAGAAGGTTTTGACGTAACACAACACCTGCAACGTATAGGCGTGGTGAATCAGACCACCATGTTGGCCAGCGAAACACAAGGCATTGCCGACTACCTGAAACAGGTAATGATAGAACATTATCAACTCTCTGCCGATAAAATAGCAGAACGTGTGGCAGATACCCGTGATACACTCTGCTATGCTACCAACGACAACCAATCGGCTGTAAAAGGCATGTTGCAACAGGAAGCAGACCTGGCCATCGTTATAGGCGGTTATAACAGTAGCAATACGTCGCACCTGGTAGAACTGTGCGAAACGGAGCTACCAACATATTTTATCAAAAATGAAGCCTGCCTGCTGGACGATAAACTTATCTCCCACTTCGACCTGCATACGCACGAAGAACAAACAACGGAAAACTACCTGCCCGAAAAACGCCCTTTAAACGTACTCATTACATCCGGTGCTTCCTGCCCCGACGCATTGGTAGAAGGCGTAGTAACCCGCCTTGCAGAACTGACAGGCAACGAAGCAGAACTAAAAAGCGTTATCAGCAGTTGGGCTGAATAA